In one window of Tubulanus polymorphus chromosome 3, tnTubPoly1.2, whole genome shotgun sequence DNA:
- the LOC141901311 gene encoding L-fucose kinase-like yields MKWTAIVVTCADETIEETVRTELILRQSKGLIDNDTLLITAQDPQTNVGSGGATVNALLIVSEHLCARKGFTVVNPDVLQDSSILIFHVGRMFPFGNGNRAFLNLPATVTAQYDHIVTNIDALLHTITTKIAVEAPPGVWVSSTDMFLAVNYTDDDKSLIPWSEGIQVCAISVPGDAEYAKQHGVYKINQQGNLTGIVYRGSEEKIRTCELHGGNVPMVCGVVYFSPLIAETLLKFHTQSQLYACTYVGVDSGVKPIELSLFFDFLLAMCEGISQQEFVDGNCLYRRQSIYSLAGGDTDTMRQARTLLWNELHDISVKVVVIPGQYDYISSSPAEFHHQLLNNPIKSSSDPCFQWQPIIHSYIEDGVSMAEDNSIVINSVIDSSCQIGSNTAVLNCQLTGCDVTIGKQCLVSGIQSEQLQNLESLDVVDATVLQSHTVKLPMFTGGVTSIITAIGLMDSLKGNVLDGTYCNRPWTELFTRTGITVGDLWDIDLPQELKRLENARLFPVSHMHHSVGLSEILWLQGVSRNSADMLHRWRSSWRLSFNDIWSSLSLSKDFEMCQNLGFLVSKNLMRDTLLGGKDLRLLQLYRTACLHGFHREILLELDEIGIECNSPGIAARTFANIAEVLACMADGKGGLRSGPAGNHRWSKAFQILEKGDIILGVKAMAEERQNWLKQPSLLVRAARHYEGAAQILVRHATATARKFINVSKSSTPFPKDKWLVVECCARVDIAGGWSDTPPITYEHGGAVINAAISIDQKRPIGAKIRKIMEPVIRLILGADSDSTTKITISNLSEFADYCQPHAAGALLKAAFLCTEAISYPSSMSLHDQLISNYNGGFELQTWSHLPHGSGLGTSSILAGVVMMVIWAATGHELDDTALVHSVLHLEQMLTTGGGWQDQVGGLYGGIKVGYSEAKLPLFVDVKYPSISTTTIEAFSNRLLAIYTGKTRLAKNLLQDVVRSWYSRSPDIVNTENQLVQTAWDCAKAFEDGDIERIGACMNMYWEQKKQMATGCEPATVRTMMNALRPYTYGMSLAGAGGGGFLYVLTKEPNSADKIRAILTDLPEMKKVTVHETAVCLDAFTINYVNL; encoded by the exons GGACGCATGTTTCCTTTTGGAAATGGAAATCGAGCCTTTCTGAATCTACCAGCTACAGTAACCGCTCAATACGACCATATTGTAACTAACATCGATGCCTTGTTGCATACGATAACAACAAAG ATAGCAGTAgaagcgccccctggtgtttGGGTCAGTAGTACGGACATGTTTTTGGCAGTAAATTACACGGATGATG ACAAATCATTGATACCTTGGAGTGAAGGCATTCAAGTGTGCGCTATATCGGTTCCTGGTGATGCAGAATATGCTAAACAACATGGCGTTTACAAAATCAATCAACAG GGTAATTTAACCGGTATAGTTTACCGAGGTTCAGAAGAGAAAATACGAACATGTGAACTGCACGGTGGAAATGTTCCTATG GTTTGTGgagttgtttatttcagtCCATTGATTGCGGAAACACTATTGAAATTTCACACACAAAGTCAGTTATACGCTTGTACATACGTAGGTGTTGACAGCGGAGTGAAACCAATTGAG TTGTCGTTGTTTTTTGACTTTCTGCTGGCGATGTGTGAAGGAATATCACAGCAGGAATTTgtagatggaaactgtttgtATCGTAGACAGAGTATATACTCATTAGCTGGAGGAGATACAGATACAATGAGACAGGCTCGAACTTTACTGTGGAATGAATTACACGATATTTCTGTTAAAGTTG TTGTAATTCCGGGACAATACGATTACATTTCTTCATCTCCGGCggaatttcatcatcaattactCAACAATCCGATAAAAAGTTCATCGGACCCATGTTTCCAATGGCAACCGATTATACATTCGTATATCGAG GACGGCGTGAGTATGGCTGAAGATAACAGTATCGTAATAAACTCTGTGATTGATTCTAGTTGTCAGATCGGTTCTAATACAGCAGTATTAAACTGTCAGTTAACAGGCTGCGACGTTACTATCGGTAAACAGTGTCTTGTATCTGGAATACAATCTGAACAACTTCAG AATTTGGAATCATTAGATGTTGTAGATGCGACAGTTTTACAATCGCATACAGTGAAATTACCGATGTTTACAGGAGGTGTCACCAGTATTATTACAGCGATAGGATTGATGGATAGCTTAAAG ggTAATGTGTTAGATGGAACCTATTGTAACCGTCCATGGACAGAACTATTTACGAGAACAGGAATAACTGTTGGTGATCTCTGGGATATCGATTTA CCACAAGAATTAAAGAGATTAGAAAATGCGCGGTTATTCCCTGTGTCGCATATGCATCATTCAGTAGGACTATCAGAGATATTGTGGTTACAAGGCGTTTCTAGAAACAGTGCAGATATGTTACACAG GTGGAGATCATCGTGGAGGCTTTCTTTCAATGACATTTGGAGTTCACTGAGTTTGAGTAAGGATTTTGAAATGTGTCAGAATCTTGGATTCCTCGTCAGTAAGAACCTCATGCGTGATACACTGTTGGGAGGCAAAGACTTGAGATTATTGCAGCTTTATAGAACCGCTTGTCTTCACGGATTCCACAGAGAAATTCTTCTTGAATTAGATGAGA TTGGTATCGAGTGTAATTCACCTGGTATTGCCGCCCGAACATTTGCTAATATAGCGGAGGTTTTAGCGTGTATGGCTGATGGTAAAGGTGGTCTGAGAAGTGGACCCGCTGGCAATCATAGATGGTCAAAAGCTTTCCAAATATTAGAG AAAGGTGATATAATACTGGGCGTGAAAGCTATGGCTGAAGAGAGACAGAACTGGTTGAAACAGCCGAGTTTATTAGTGAGAGCAGCGCGACATTACGAGGGAGCAGCTCAAATACTGGTCAGACATGCTACAGCTACTGCTAGAAAG TTTATAAACGTATCTAAGAGCAGCACGCCTTTCCCTAAAGATAAATGGTTAGTTGTTGAATGTTGTGCTAGAGTTGATATCGCTGGAGGCTGGTCTGATACTCCTCCTATAACCTACGAACACGGTGGTGCCGTTATCAATGCTGCTATATCAATCGATCAAAAG AGGCCGATTGGAGCTAAAATAAGGAAGATTATGGA ACCAGTGATTCGTCTGATACTAGGAGCTGATTCTGATTCTACAACGAAAATCACCATTTCAAACTTATCTGAATTTGCGGATTATTGTCAACCACATGCTGCAG GTGCTCTTCTGAAGGCAGCATTCTTGTGTACGGAGGCAATATCATACCCGTCTAGTATGAGTTTACACGATCAGTTAATCAGTAACTATAACGGTGGATTTGAGTTACAGACCTGGTCTCATTTACCGCACGGTTcag GATTGGGAACGAGTAGTATTTTAGCTGGTGTTGTTATGATGGTTATTTGGGCGGCGACTGGACATGAATTAGATGATACAGCTCTTGTACATAGT GTATTACATTTAGAGCAAATGTTAACAACTGGAGGTGGTTGGCAAGATCAGGTCGGTGGACTTTACGGTGGTATCAAAGTTGGATATTCTGAAGCTAAATTGCCATTGTTTGTTGATGTGAAATATCCCAGTATATCAACAACGACTATTGAAGCGTTCAGCAACAGACTGTTAGCCATTTACACCGGCAAAACCAGACTGGCTAAAAACCTACTGCag GATGTTGTGAGGAGTTGGTATTCCCGAAGTCCCGATATCGTAAACACAGAAAACCAACTCGTACAAACCGCCTGGGATTGTGCTAAAGCATTTGAAGATG GCGATATTGAAAGAATTGGTGCTTGTATGAACATGTATTGGGAACAGAAGAAACAAATGGCGACCGGTTGTGAACCAGCGACTGTAAGAACTATGATGAATGCTCTTCGTCCTTACACATACGGCATGTCTCTAGCCGGTGCTGGAGGTGGTGGATTTCTGTATGTACTTACTAAAGAGCCGAACAGTGCTGATAAAATCAGAGCTATATTAACAGATTTACCG GAGATGAAGAAAGTGACAGTTCATGAAACAGCAGTTTGTTTGGACGCGTTCACAATTAACTACGTCAACCTGTAA